The genomic segment TAATACAAGACAATGTGCAAGCAAACAATCAATAACAAGCATTCAGGGTGCTATGGCGAAGAAATTCATAAGAAAGATGCAGATAACTAACCTTGCAATGGAAACCAAAAACAAGCTTCGACACAGAAAGTGAAATAATAAAACACACAGCATAATCAGTAGATTAGCAAAACGAAGCATCGATCACACTGCCTTATTTTCAGCACGAAGCATTCAACATCCTGCCCATTTCAAAACACACGAAAGCATCAACACAAGCATACTCGACTTGATCATAAGTCAGCCGCCGGTTATCCCATCCACTCAGGGTCACCCACCTCGGCTTGTCCACCACTTTGTTCAGTACAACACTAGCCAAATACTTAAGCCCCTTAAACTTCAAGTCCATATTAAGAAACTCATACGCCGCCAAATCCCTCAAATCCACTGCATTAACATCTCTCCCAAGCCCATAATCTTGTTCAATCTTTTCCAAGTCAGATTTGATACCGACTCCCACGAAAGTATAGTtagagtttgagagaaaaccGGTGAGAGAAAAGGGGATACCCTGGGAGTGAATGATTTGATAGATGAGACATCTGCGGCCGACGCATAGTTGTAGGATGGCTATTGGGTTTGGGAAGCGGCTGAAGGCGGGGCGCCACTCGGCGTCGAGCCCGACGATAACGTGGTGGAGGCGGCAGCGATAGATTGACTCCACTTCAGAGATCCATTCCGATACGGCGTCGCAGTCGTCGGTGACAGTGGTGTAGATAGAGTCACCGTAGAAATCAACGTTGAAGGTGGTGGTATGGATCTCATTGGGAAATTCGACGTGGTGATTCATAGTTTCTACACTTTGCGTGTGTGTGTTCTTCTGTTCTCGTATGGGGTTTATATTGTGACGTGGGCGATTGAAATTCGTACCGGATATTACTTGGTTCGGTCGACCCTATCCGTGCGGGCACTACCTGCAAGGGTCAATCCAACGGCTCGaattttttcgagccaatttttttttttttacaggaaggtgggcccggatcactcatgtagagtgatccgggccgtttATTACCCGTGCAGGCAAATGCGGTAAACTAGATTTTTAGATTAGATCTAttaattattcaaaaaaaatttattcaat from the Primulina tabacum isolate GXHZ01 chromosome 16, ASM2559414v2, whole genome shotgun sequence genome contains:
- the LOC142529803 gene encoding 3'-5' exonuclease-like; the protein is MNHHVEFPNEIHTTTFNVDFYGDSIYTTVTDDCDAVSEWISEVESIYRCRLHHVIVGLDAEWRPAFSRFPNPIAILQLCVGRRCLIYQIIHSQGIPFSLTGFLSNSNYTFVGVGIKSDLEKIEQDYGLGRDVNAVDLRDLAAYEFLNMDLKFKGLKYLASVVLNKVVDKPRWVTLSGWDNRRLTYDQVEYACVDAFVCFEMGRMLNASC